The Polypterus senegalus isolate Bchr_013 chromosome 1, ASM1683550v1, whole genome shotgun sequence genomic sequence aaatgcaatccaaggtgaacaagTCCCAATATAAAATTCGAAAAACAGTAAACCAAGAACAGAagcaaatatttagaaaataataataataataaaaacagaaaataaaatgggaaaTAATACTCACAATAAACTCCAAATAACTCTCATTGATCCAATACTGGGACAGTGTCTCTGATCTCGACATAAAGACAGAAGGAAGAGCCAATAGCAGAGACATCAAGGTGGCCCCTCCTCCTGGGGttccacctacaaaacacaaggaatggtgAAGCATTTAGagacaaaggaaacaaaaagtaaatatatagcacacataaacacatggaaaatgacaaataaaaacgaCAATAAAACGTCATGTGAAAAGATACTTTCcactcagggattaataaagtatctcaaatcaaaacacaaaatactcATAAACCAGAGAGAAACCCAAGTATCATAATGCTATGAAATCATCAGTTATCAattaaaaatgttgaatttttagCCAACCCGTTTCACTGTTACTCGCTCACAGCGTGGATGAAGTGGTGCGGCTCACTTTAACTTTGCTTTGCCTACAGTTGGGCCTGCGCTGACtgatgccaaattagaaatgaccGAATGATCTAAGCAAACCTTTTCAATGCAATTGTTAGTCTGGATTATGGTGATCTGGTTCCAAACACAGGTATCATACGTGCATATTTTCCTCACCAAGCCTAAATGGACTATTTTTCGTAAGTAATGTTAGCCATACCATGGGCAGGAAAACTAAACAGCACATACTTTACTATGTCCCACACTCAAAAGGTAGGGGACATACCAAACATCGGTCTTgaataatgatacattttgagATGGTAGCACTCCATTAACAAAATAAACGGTAGTGCTACTTGGGTTTCTTTAAGAGTGAGGTTGATAACTAACTTATTGACGTATACCGTGCTTGGCTGGCACAGCGGAAGATTGCTCAGTGATGCTGCTCCACAGATGCATAGTTTGAATTCCCATGCCTTGGCATTGTTTCTGTAGAGTTTTTATGTTTCCTTCATGTCTGTGTGTAGTTTTCACCGACTTGTACTCTTTCTGTCCCAAATCCTAAGGGTTAGGTTGTCAAAGTTCATGTGGCTCTCTAATGAAACACAAGTGGttggattaattaattaattaattaactaactaattaattaattaataataaggaATGCTGTAGTTCTAATGATGCCAAATAATTATGTTAGAAATATAAAATTCAATTACTAAATTGTCCTATGAAATGCTCCTTCCCTAATGAATCTCACAGATATTTATTTGAGTTTCTTCCTCAGAGACAATATTTGACAAACTGCTTAGACCGGTAGTAGCTGCCATCTTCCTTAAACGTGATGTTAAAGTTTTCGAACGTTGTTTTTGCAGGAAGAAGACACTCTACTGATTGAGGAAAAGATCAAGTGGGGCGACGGATTCATCATCGTCTACTCGGTGACAGATCGTTGTAGCTTCGATGAGGTCATGCGCTTGTGCTTCCTGGTGAACCACATCCACTCCAGCTCCAAAAAGGGTAACTCTGACCCACCACCCATGGTCATTGTGGCCAACAAAAGGGACCTCCAGTTTGATCGGATGGTCTCAACGGAGGATGGTGAAAACCTCTCCAAAACCCTGAAGCAACCTTTCTATGAGATCTCTACCAGGGACAGCTGTGAGGAGACAGTTGCAGTCTTCCATGCTCTGTACTACGAAATGATGAAACAGCTGAACTCCTCGCCCACGTCCTTCAGGAGGAGAGCTGTCTCTAAACTCATGGAGAAGATTCCTAAGATCCACTCCAATTCTGCACTGGGCTCTACGGGCCGGAGTTTTAGCTTCAATTCCTTCCGAGACTTCTTGCCGgagtaaaggaaaaaaaggtggCAAATGAATGGAAGAATTGTTTTATTACAAGggctctgaaaatgtctcatGTTGGATAATGGGTGTGGACCTCATACTCTGAAGAACAAAGCATGGTGGGTGTTTAGAGATTACAGGAGTCATCTGTTGGGAGCTGGCTCTTGCTTGTCGGGGTCTCCTTCCACGTACACTAGATGTTGCTATTTTTTATTAAGgaaatacatttactttttttcagcAGCTAGATGGGATAAAGGGTTTATAGCCAAAAGGCTACGTGTGGCAGACCGAGTGCATGGAGGAGTGACAGTTGACATGGCAGGGTGACTCAAGTGATATTTTAAGCTTGTGGACTTTTAATTCATTTCCTTT encodes the following:
- the LOC120523501 gene encoding ras-related and estrogen-regulated growth inhibitor-like — its product is MSSNFTLPRPLRRSGSLPPSRTVRVVVLGQGAVGKTAMTVRFITKRFIGEYDPTLETIYRHETSISGDVVHFEILDTAGQEEDTLLIEEKIKWGDGFIIVYSVTDRCSFDEVMRLCFLVNHIHSSSKKGNSDPPPMVIVANKRDLQFDRMVSTEDGENLSKTLKQPFYEISTRDSCEETVAVFHALYYEMMKQLNSSPTSFRRRAVSKLMEKIPKIHSNSALGSTGRSFSFNSFRDFLPE